The sequence below is a genomic window from Deltaproteobacteria bacterium.
ACCCGTTCTCTCACCGATAAGGTGCCCCTGACAAACTCTCTGTAACTGACATAGGGCTTCAGCCGGGAACGGTTTTCACGTTCCTCCTTTGTCATCTTAGAACGATACATCATGGCCCCCTTTCTGATATATAACTACTATACCAGAAAAAGGGGAAAAATCAAGCCCCGCTGCCAATACGAATCTGCTCGGTAATTATTCGGAAGAAAAAAGATTATAAAATTGAAAATTTAGGCGTGTTTGAAATTTCAGTTGCGGAACCGCTGCCTCACAACAGATGGGGCTACTCCGCCTCCGCAGTCTTTCGCTCAGTAATTCCCACCACCCCTACATCGAGGGTGAAGATCGGTCGTTTCGATTTCTTCGAGGGCGTACTCTCGCCGAGTGGCCCGTTCATATCCATCGCAAAATATTCCGCAACCACTACCTTTCTGCTACCAGCTGTGGTAAGTGTCATATCCTCAAAAACTCGTCGATTTGAGGGAGAGCTTCAATAGGTTTTCTTTCCGCCACCATCTAATTTGATCACTGCACCGGACATAAAGGAGGAGTCATCCGAGGCCAGGAAAAGCGCTGTTTTTGCAACATCTTCCGGTTGACCGATGCGACCCAAGGGGCGGCTCGAGGAATCTTTCAGGTAGCTTTCCCACGTCACACCGCGGAGCTTGGCATCTTCAAAGAGCATGGGAGTTTCAGTGTCTCCAGGACAGATACAATTTACCCGAACGCCCTGGTGGCCGTGGTCTTTGGCCATCGTCTTCGTAAGAGTGATTACACCGCCTTTTGCAGCACAATAGGCGGCTCCCTTGTCTTCCCCGACCAATCCACAAGCGGAGCTGATATTGATGATGACACCGCTTCCCTTCTCGATCATTAAGGGTAAGGTATATTTTGACATTAAAAAGGTGCCCTTGAGCATTATATCGACCTGCAGGTCCCATTCTTCTTCTGTGCAATCCACCACCGAGTTACGGTAATAAACACCGGCATTGTTGCAAAGAATATCGATGCTCTCAAAGGCATTGACAGTTTCTTCAACGGCGCGGCGGCATTCCTCCGCAAATCGGACATCTGACTTGACAAAAATGGCGCTCCCGCCCGCCTGTTCAATTTCCGAAACGACTTTTCGCCCCCGCTCCTCGTTCCTTCCTGTAACGGCTACCCTGGCTCCCTCTTGTGCAAAGAGTAACGCCATTGCCCGACCGATCCCGGAGGTCCCGCCTGTTATCACAGCTACTCTTCGATTCAAACGCATAAGCTAACCCCCTCTTTCACAATTTTTCTCAGGTACGTCAAGCAGAAATACAGTTAACGTATAAATTTATCATTATATCAGATTTTTGTCAAATTCTAAGATCTGCGGACATTCCCCATATTTTTGATCAGAGGCGGGATAAGTTATTGAAA
It includes:
- a CDS encoding SDR family oxidoreductase yields the protein MRLNRRVAVITGGTSGIGRAMALLFAQEGARVAVTGRNEERGRKVVSEIEQAGGSAIFVKSDVRFAEECRRAVEETVNAFESIDILCNNAGVYYRNSVVDCTEEEWDLQVDIMLKGTFLMSKYTLPLMIEKGSGVIINISSACGLVGEDKGAAYCAAKGGVITLTKTMAKDHGHQGVRVNCICPGDTETPMLFEDAKLRGVTWESYLKDSSSRPLGRIGQPEDVAKTALFLASDDSSFMSGAVIKLDGGGKKTY